The proteins below are encoded in one region of Buttiauxella gaviniae:
- the lolB gene encoding lipoprotein insertase outer membrane protein LolB — protein sequence MFMPKARLLRLAPLASLVLAACAVHQPSGPGKSPDSPQWLQHQQQVQKITQYQTRGAFAYLSDSQKVYARFNWQQTTPDRYRLLLTNPLGSTELELNAQPGVVQLTDRNGKKYVADNAEEMIGKLTGMPIPLNSLRQWILGLPGEATDYKIDAQYRLSEINYTQDGKTWKVVYSDYDDSVQPALPSNMELREGSQRIKLKMDSWTVK from the coding sequence ATGTTTATGCCGAAAGCCCGTCTGCTGCGCCTTGCGCCCCTCGCAAGCCTTGTTTTGGCTGCTTGTGCTGTTCATCAACCAAGCGGTCCTGGCAAAAGTCCTGACTCTCCGCAGTGGTTACAACACCAGCAACAAGTGCAAAAAATCACCCAATATCAGACGCGTGGCGCGTTTGCCTATCTTTCCGATAGCCAAAAAGTTTATGCCCGATTTAACTGGCAACAGACAACGCCAGACCGCTATCGCCTGCTGTTAACCAATCCGTTGGGCAGCACCGAGCTTGAACTCAATGCCCAACCGGGCGTGGTGCAACTGACCGACCGCAACGGCAAAAAATACGTCGCCGATAACGCAGAAGAGATGATTGGTAAATTGACCGGAATGCCGATTCCGCTCAATAGCCTGCGTCAATGGATTCTGGGTCTGCCCGGCGAAGCCACTGATTATAAAATTGATGCCCAGTATCGCTTGAGTGAAATCAACTACACGCAAGACGGCAAAACATGGAAAGTGGTTTACAGTGATTATGACGATTCGGTGCAACCTGCCCTGCCGTCAAATATGGAATTGCGCGAAGGCTCTCAGCGAATCAAACTCAAAATGGATAGCTGGACGGTTAAATAA
- the ispE gene encoding 4-(cytidine 5'-diphospho)-2-C-methyl-D-erythritol kinase — MRKRWPSPAKLNLFLYITGRREDGYHNLQTLFQFLDYGDTIIIEPRNDGQIQLATPIEGVPDEENLIVRAARLLQDTALLMGSLPQGAGADISVEKQLPMGGGLGGGSSNAATVLVALNHIWNTGLTEDQLAAIGVTLGADVPVFVRGFAAFAEGVGEKLTPVSVPEKWYLVAHPGVSIPTPMIFNDPELPRNTPVRSIDTLLNGEFGNDCEVIARKRFRKVDELLSWLLEYAPSRLTGTGACVFAEFDTEDAARQVLKQAPEWLHGFVARGVNVSPLHQAISGQAEYW, encoded by the coding sequence ATGAGAAAACGTTGGCCATCTCCGGCAAAACTGAACCTTTTTTTGTATATCACCGGCCGTCGTGAAGATGGCTATCATAATTTACAAACTTTATTTCAGTTCCTCGATTATGGCGACACGATAATTATCGAGCCGCGAAACGATGGCCAAATTCAACTGGCAACGCCAATTGAAGGCGTGCCGGATGAAGAGAATTTAATTGTCCGCGCCGCGCGATTATTGCAGGACACCGCCTTGCTGATGGGCTCTTTGCCACAGGGTGCGGGAGCGGATATTAGCGTTGAAAAGCAATTGCCCATGGGCGGCGGCTTGGGAGGCGGTTCCTCTAACGCGGCAACGGTTCTGGTGGCGCTCAATCATATATGGAACACCGGCCTGACTGAAGATCAGCTCGCCGCCATCGGTGTAACGCTGGGTGCCGATGTTCCCGTTTTCGTCCGCGGTTTTGCGGCCTTCGCCGAAGGTGTTGGTGAGAAACTCACGCCGGTTTCAGTACCTGAAAAATGGTATCTGGTTGCCCACCCTGGCGTCAGTATCCCAACCCCCATGATTTTCAACGATCCCGAGCTTCCGCGAAATACCCCGGTTAGATCAATTGACACGTTATTAAACGGTGAATTTGGTAATGATTGTGAGGTTATCGCAAGAAAACGTTTTCGTAAGGTTGATGAGCTGCTTTCCTGGCTGTTAGAATACGCGCCGTCGCGCCTGACCGGCACCGGCGCCTGTGTGTTTGCTGAATTTGACACCGAGGACGCTGCCCGCCAGGTGCTTAAGCAAGCCCCGGAATGGCTGCATGGGTTTGTTGCGCGAGGCGTTAATGTCTCCCCGCTGCATCAGGCCATATCCGGGCAAGCTGAGTATTGGTGA
- the prs gene encoding ribose-phosphate diphosphokinase, with translation MPDMKLFAGNATPELAQRIANRLYTSLGDAAVGRFSDGEVSVQINENVRGGDIFIIQSTCAPTNDNLMELVVMVDALRRASAGRITAVIPYFGYARQDRRVRSARVPITAKVVADFLSSVGVDRVLTVDLHAEQIQGFFDVPVDNVFGSPILLEDMLQIGLENPIVVSPDIGGVVRARAIAKLLNDTDMAIIDKRRPRANVSQVMHIIGDVSGRDCVLVDDMIDTGGTLCKAAEALKERGAKRVFAYATHPIFSGNAVHNLRNSVIDEVIVCDTIPLSDEIKALPNVRTLTLSGMLAEAIRRISNEESISAMFEH, from the coding sequence GTGCCTGATATGAAGCTTTTTGCTGGTAACGCCACCCCGGAACTAGCACAACGTATTGCCAACCGCCTGTACACCTCCCTTGGTGACGCCGCCGTCGGTCGTTTTAGCGACGGAGAAGTAAGCGTACAAATCAACGAAAATGTACGCGGTGGTGATATTTTCATCATCCAGTCCACCTGTGCACCCACCAATGACAACCTTATGGAATTGGTTGTTATGGTCGACGCCCTGCGCCGCGCTTCTGCAGGTCGTATCACCGCAGTTATCCCTTACTTTGGTTATGCCCGTCAGGATCGCCGCGTGCGTTCTGCCCGTGTGCCAATCACCGCAAAAGTGGTTGCTGACTTCCTCTCAAGTGTTGGGGTTGACCGTGTTCTTACCGTGGACTTGCACGCAGAACAGATTCAGGGCTTCTTCGATGTTCCTGTAGATAACGTCTTCGGTAGCCCAATCCTGCTGGAAGATATGCTGCAAATCGGCCTGGAAAACCCAATTGTGGTTTCTCCGGATATCGGTGGCGTTGTGCGTGCTCGTGCTATCGCAAAACTGCTCAACGATACCGACATGGCTATCATCGACAAACGTCGTCCTCGCGCTAACGTTTCCCAGGTTATGCATATTATCGGTGATGTGTCCGGCCGTGATTGCGTTCTGGTAGACGATATGATCGATACCGGCGGTACTTTGTGTAAAGCGGCTGAAGCGCTGAAAGAGCGCGGTGCTAAACGTGTGTTTGCTTACGCAACTCACCCAATTTTCTCAGGCAATGCGGTTCACAACCTGCGTAACTCCGTGATCGACGAAGTTATCGTATGTGACACCATTCCACTGTCTGACGAAATTAAAGCACTGCCAAACGTCCGCACCCTGACGCTGTCCGGTATGCTGGCTGAAGCAATTCGTCGTATCAGCAATGAAGAATCAATCTCTGCGATGTTCGAGCACTAA
- the dauA gene encoding C4-dicarboxylic acid transporter DauA, with protein MKNVSSSVLPFRALVDACWREKYTVSRFSRDVIAGITVGIIAIPLAMALAIGSGVAPQYGLYTSAIAGIVIALSGGSRFSVSGPTAAFVVILYPVAQQFGLAGLLIATLMSGVFLILFGLARFGRLIEYIPVSVTLGFTSGIGITIATMQVKDFFGLTLDHVPEHYLNKVAALAMAMPTLNFGDAAIGVVTLAVLILWPRLGIRLPGHLPALLAGCAVMAIVHAMGADVATIGSRFHYVLSDGTQGNGIPQLLPQLMLPWNIPDSNFTLSWDSLSALLPAAFSMAMLGAIESLLCAVVLDGMTGTKHNANSELIGQGLGNIIAPFFGGITATAAIARSAANVRAGASSPIAAVIHALLVIMALLVLAPLLSWLPLSAMAALLLMVAWNMSEAHKVVHLLRRAPKDDIIVMLICMSLTVLFDMVIAISVGIVLASLLFMRRIARMTRLAPVNIHTPEGVLALRVTGPLFFAAAEGLFNDLALRVEQNHLIILQWDAVPVLDAGGLDAFQRFVEKLPEGCELRVTNLEFQPLKTLARAGVHPIPGRLAFFPDIQAALAQ; from the coding sequence GTGAAAAACGTATCTTCTTCTGTATTGCCTTTTCGCGCCCTGGTAGACGCTTGCTGGCGTGAGAAATACACCGTTTCCCGTTTTAGCCGCGATGTTATTGCCGGTATTACCGTCGGGATTATTGCTATCCCCCTGGCGATGGCTTTAGCTATCGGCAGCGGCGTCGCGCCACAATACGGCCTCTATACCTCGGCCATCGCCGGGATTGTCATTGCTTTAAGCGGTGGCTCACGTTTCAGTGTTTCAGGCCCTACTGCGGCGTTTGTGGTTATCCTCTACCCGGTAGCGCAACAGTTTGGTCTTGCCGGTTTGCTTATCGCCACGTTGATGTCCGGCGTGTTTCTTATATTGTTCGGTCTGGCGCGTTTTGGCCGCCTGATTGAATACATTCCCGTGTCCGTGACGCTCGGCTTTACTTCCGGTATCGGGATTACTATTGCCACCATGCAGGTGAAAGATTTCTTTGGCCTGACGCTCGACCATGTGCCGGAGCATTACCTCAATAAAGTGGCGGCGCTGGCAATGGCGATGCCAACCCTTAATTTCGGTGACGCTGCCATTGGCGTGGTTACACTTGCGGTGCTCATTCTCTGGCCGCGTCTGGGCATTCGTTTGCCGGGGCATTTACCGGCATTGCTGGCAGGTTGCGCCGTGATGGCGATTGTTCACGCCATGGGCGCCGATGTGGCAACCATCGGCTCGCGTTTCCACTATGTGCTCTCCGATGGCACGCAAGGTAACGGGATCCCTCAGTTATTACCCCAGTTGATGCTCCCATGGAACATTCCCGACTCAAACTTCACGTTAAGCTGGGATTCGCTCAGCGCCCTGCTTCCAGCGGCATTTTCCATGGCAATGCTCGGGGCTATCGAGTCTCTACTATGCGCCGTCGTTTTGGATGGCATGACCGGTACCAAACACAATGCCAACAGTGAGCTTATAGGCCAGGGGCTAGGCAATATTATCGCCCCCTTCTTTGGCGGTATTACCGCGACTGCCGCGATCGCCCGTTCAGCCGCTAATGTGCGGGCTGGCGCAAGCTCCCCCATTGCCGCTGTTATTCATGCTCTGCTGGTGATTATGGCTTTGTTAGTGCTTGCCCCGCTGCTGTCATGGCTTCCACTTTCAGCGATGGCGGCTTTGCTGTTGATGGTCGCCTGGAATATGAGTGAAGCGCATAAAGTGGTTCATCTGCTCAGACGCGCACCGAAAGACGACATTATCGTGATGCTTATATGTATGTCGTTGACCGTTCTGTTCGATATGGTGATCGCTATTAGCGTGGGGATTGTTCTGGCTTCATTGCTGTTTATGCGCCGTATTGCACGCATGACGCGTCTTGCTCCGGTCAACATTCACACGCCCGAAGGCGTTTTAGCTTTGCGTGTCACCGGCCCTCTTTTCTTTGCCGCCGCCGAAGGGTTATTCAACGATCTCGCCCTGCGTGTTGAACAAAACCATCTGATTATTTTGCAGTGGGATGCCGTGCCGGTGCTGGATGCCGGTGGCCTGGATGCGTTTCAGCGTTTTGTGGAAAAATTACCGGAAGGTTGCGAATTGCGGGTGACTAATCTGGAGTTTCAACCCTTGAAGACGCTGGCCCGAGCGGGTGTTCACCCAATCCCAGGCCGCCTGGCATTCTTCCCGGATATTCAGGCCGCATTAGCCCAATAA
- the ychH gene encoding stress-induced protein YchH gives MKRKNASLLGNFFMGLGLVVMVGGVGYSILNQLPQFNFPQYFAHGAILSIFVGAVLWLAGARVGGHEQVCDRYWWVRHYDKRCRRDDSHKHS, from the coding sequence ATGAAACGCAAAAACGCTTCGTTACTCGGCAATTTTTTCATGGGGTTGGGGCTCGTTGTTATGGTGGGTGGCGTTGGTTACTCGATTTTAAACCAACTCCCTCAGTTTAACTTCCCGCAATATTTCGCCCACGGTGCTATTTTGAGCATCTTTGTTGGGGCGGTGCTTTGGCTGGCTGGTGCGCGTGTGGGCGGGCATGAACAAGTGTGTGACCGCTACTGGTGGGTTCGCCACTATGATAAACGCTGTCGCCGTGATGACAGCCACAAACACAGCTAA
- the pth gene encoding aminoacyl-tRNA hydrolase — protein MSIKLIVGLANPGAEYAATRHNAGAWYVDLLASRHNQSLKEESKFFGYTARINLAGEDVRLLVPTTFMNLSGKAVGAMATFFRIAPDEILVAHDELDLPPGVAKFKLGGGHGGHNGLKDIISKLGNNPNFHRLRVGIGHPGDKNKVVGFVLGKPPLSEQKLIDDAVDEAARCTEVWLKEGLTKATNRLHAFKAQ, from the coding sequence GTGAGCATTAAATTAATAGTTGGCCTGGCAAACCCAGGTGCGGAATATGCGGCAACTCGCCATAACGCCGGTGCCTGGTATGTGGATCTGCTTGCTTCACGCCATAATCAGTCGCTGAAAGAAGAGAGCAAATTCTTCGGGTACACCGCACGCATAAACCTGGCCGGAGAAGACGTTCGCCTGTTGGTGCCAACCACGTTTATGAACCTCAGCGGGAAAGCGGTCGGCGCGATGGCAACCTTTTTCCGTATCGCCCCCGATGAAATTCTGGTCGCTCACGATGAACTGGATCTTCCTCCCGGTGTGGCAAAGTTTAAACTCGGCGGCGGCCACGGCGGCCACAACGGCCTGAAAGATATCATCAGCAAATTGGGCAATAACCCCAACTTTCACCGCTTACGTGTCGGAATTGGCCATCCGGGCGATAAAAACAAAGTTGTTGGCTTCGTTCTTGGTAAACCGCCGTTAAGCGAACAAAAGCTGATTGATGATGCCGTAGACGAAGCGGCACGTTGCACCGAAGTGTGGCTGAAAGAAGGCTTGACTAAAGCCACTAATCGCCTGCATGCCTTTAAAGCACAATAA
- the ychF gene encoding redox-regulated ATPase YchF, translating into MGFKCGIVGLPNVGKSTLFNALTKAGIEAANFPFCTIEPNTGVVPMPDPRLDKLAEIVKPQRILPTTMEFVDIAGLVKGASKGEGLGNQFLTNIRETEAIGHVVRCFENDNIIHVNNKVDPADDIDVINTELALSDLDTCERAIHRVQKKAKGGDKDAKAELAALEKCLPQLENAGMLRALNLTEEDKAAIKYLSFLTLKPTMYIANVNEDGFENNPYLDKVREIAAGEGSVVVAVCAAVESDIAELDDADREEFMAELGLEEPGLNRVIRAGYELLNLQTYFTAGVKEVRAWTIPVGATAPQAAGKIHTDFEKGFIRAQTIAYEDFITYKGEQGAKEAGKMRAEGKDYIVKDGDVMNFLFNV; encoded by the coding sequence ATGGGATTCAAATGCGGTATCGTCGGCTTGCCGAACGTTGGTAAATCAACCCTGTTCAATGCGCTCACCAAAGCGGGAATCGAAGCTGCAAACTTCCCGTTCTGTACTATCGAGCCGAACACCGGTGTGGTGCCAATGCCGGACCCACGTCTGGATAAACTGGCTGAAATCGTTAAACCACAGCGCATTCTGCCTACCACCATGGAATTCGTTGATATCGCCGGTCTGGTGAAAGGCGCATCCAAAGGTGAAGGTCTGGGCAACCAGTTCCTGACTAACATTCGTGAAACTGAAGCTATCGGCCACGTTGTGCGTTGTTTTGAAAACGACAACATCATTCACGTGAACAACAAAGTCGATCCTGCGGATGATATCGACGTTATTAACACCGAACTGGCGCTTTCTGACCTTGATACCTGCGAACGCGCCATTCATCGCGTACAGAAGAAAGCAAAAGGCGGCGATAAAGACGCAAAAGCTGAACTGGCCGCGCTGGAAAAATGCCTGCCACAGCTAGAGAACGCAGGTATGTTGCGCGCGCTTAACCTGACTGAAGAAGATAAAGCGGCCATCAAATACCTGAGCTTCCTGACGCTGAAGCCAACGATGTATATCGCTAACGTCAACGAAGACGGTTTTGAAAACAACCCTTATCTCGACAAAGTGCGCGAAATCGCCGCAGGCGAAGGTTCTGTGGTTGTTGCCGTTTGTGCAGCCGTTGAGTCTGATATTGCTGAACTGGACGACGCTGACCGTGAAGAGTTCATGGCCGAGTTGGGCCTGGAAGAACCTGGTTTAAACCGCGTGATCCGCGCAGGTTACGAGCTGTTGAATCTGCAAACTTACTTCACCGCTGGCGTGAAAGAAGTGCGCGCGTGGACCATCCCTGTTGGCGCTACTGCTCCTCAGGCGGCTGGCAAAATCCACACCGACTTCGAGAAAGGCTTTATCCGCGCGCAAACTATCGCGTATGAAGATTTCATCACTTACAAAGGTGAGCAAGGCGCGAAAGAAGCGGGCAAGATGCGTGCAGAAGGTAAAGACTACATCGTTAAAGATGGCGACGTAATGAACTTCCTGTTCAACGTCTAA
- a CDS encoding MFS transporter: MKLSALSSRERHNFIYFMLFFFFYYFIMSAYFPFFPVWLADVNHLTKTETGIVFSAISLFAIVFQIAFGLISDKLGLRKHLLWFIVVLLVLFAPFFISVLSPLLQFNIYLGAMAGGMYLGCVFSGGSGAVEAYIERVSRNNRFEYGQVRVSGCVGWAICASLTGILFSINPNITFWIASGFALVLAVLLLLSRPEPVAEMSSVPGNVAKKQEFSLRMVVELLKMPRFWAFLLYVIGVASIYDVFDQQFANFFKGFFSSPQKGTEIFGYVTTGGELLNATIMFFAPFIINRIGAKNALLVAGAIMSVRIIGSSFATTGVEVIMLKMLHMFELPFLLVGTFKYISSVFDPRLSATLFLIGFNLSKQLSGVLLSTWAGSMYDSVGFSQAYLVLGLITASFTVISFFTLRNSPGNRLLAAEVSKA; the protein is encoded by the coding sequence ATGAAATTATCAGCGCTCAGCTCACGTGAACGACATAACTTTATCTATTTTATGCTGTTCTTCTTTTTCTACTATTTCATTATGTCAGCCTACTTTCCCTTTTTCCCGGTCTGGCTGGCAGATGTTAACCATTTAACCAAAACTGAAACGGGGATAGTGTTCTCAGCCATTTCACTTTTTGCCATCGTATTCCAGATTGCTTTTGGCTTAATCTCCGACAAACTGGGATTACGTAAACATTTGCTGTGGTTTATCGTGGTGTTACTGGTTTTATTTGCTCCCTTCTTTATTTCCGTTCTCTCGCCGCTTCTGCAATTCAATATTTACCTGGGCGCAATGGCTGGGGGAATGTACCTGGGCTGTGTTTTCTCCGGCGGCTCCGGTGCGGTAGAAGCCTATATAGAGCGCGTGAGTCGTAATAACCGTTTTGAATATGGGCAAGTTCGCGTTTCTGGCTGCGTAGGCTGGGCGATTTGCGCCTCGTTAACCGGTATTTTATTTAGCATCAATCCGAATATTACTTTCTGGATTGCCTCTGGTTTTGCGCTTGTATTGGCGGTATTGCTGCTGTTGTCACGCCCGGAACCCGTAGCCGAAATGAGTTCAGTGCCTGGTAACGTCGCTAAAAAGCAGGAGTTCTCGTTACGTATGGTGGTGGAATTATTAAAAATGCCGCGTTTCTGGGCATTCCTGCTGTACGTGATCGGTGTCGCCAGTATTTACGATGTGTTCGATCAGCAGTTTGCCAATTTCTTTAAAGGCTTCTTCTCATCCCCGCAGAAAGGAACCGAGATATTCGGCTATGTGACAACCGGCGGTGAATTGCTGAATGCCACGATTATGTTTTTTGCGCCATTTATTATTAACCGCATTGGTGCAAAAAATGCGCTGCTGGTGGCCGGGGCGATTATGTCAGTAAGAATTATCGGTTCGTCATTTGCAACAACGGGTGTTGAAGTCATTATGCTGAAAATGCTGCATATGTTTGAGCTGCCGTTTTTACTGGTGGGAACGTTCAAATATATTTCATCGGTATTTGACCCGCGTCTTTCCGCCACGCTGTTTTTAATCGGGTTTAATTTATCGAAACAGCTTTCTGGCGTATTGCTCTCAACCTGGGCGGGTTCAATGTATGACTCCGTTGGATTTAGCCAGGCCTATCTCGTATTAGGTTTGATTACCGCAAGCTTTACGGTGATTTCATTCTTTACGCTGCGCAACTCGCCGGGAAACCGATTGCTGGCAGCCGAAGTTAGCAAAGCGTGA
- a CDS encoding beta-galactosidase: MTQSSGFSGPCAGFSEILNRRDWQQHTVTHINRLPAHPLFQGWRDITAARDEYASTHSYSLDGEWQFSWRPRPEAVDASWLYQDLPDARSVPVPSNWQMTGDDAPIYTNVRYPIETTPPFVPEENATGCYTRTINITDEWVAAGQTRIIFDGVNSAFHLWCNGNWVGYSVDSRLPAEFDLTPFLQTGENRLCVMVMRWSAGTWLEDQDMWRMSGIFRSVSLLHLPEIHLTEMQITPVLDALYRDAELNIQLCVAAPEARVADLTVEVTLWLGNQQVAGTREPLGTPAIDDRGNYAERAYLTLPVVRPRLWSAEMPNCYRAVVALWQGEELLQAEACDVGFRTVEIKNGLLQVNGKPLLIRGVNRHEHHHLHGQVVTQADMVQDILLMKQNNFNAVRCSHYPNSALWYQLCNRFGLYVVDEANIETHGMVPMSRLSDDSSWLPAYSARVTRMVQTNRNHPCIIIWSLGNESGYGANHDALYHWLKKSDPSRPVQYEGGGGDTAVTDIITPMYSRVETDLMIPAVPKWAIKKWISLPGEQRPLILCEYAHAMGNSLGNFADYWQAFREYPRLQGGFIWDWADQAIMKTFDDGTTGWAYGSDFGDTPNDRQFCMNGLVFPDRMPHPSLTEAKHAQQYFQFELVSQQPLKIRVSSEYLFRRTDNEALLWRIEAAGQVVSEGRETLLIEPEGNIELTLAENLNLAHGARDVWLTLDVIQPQATPWSEQGHRVAWQQFSLAVPLVIEPQPAAVAAPVLTTSATQFTVQAANQQWVIDRSSGLLCQWQKNGEEQLMHPLRDQFVRAPIDNDIGVSEAERIDPNAWVERWKSAGLYQLEAECVSCEATHFGDDVVIVSQWHYHNHQGVVIASCWQMRFDGHGKLHLCITGERAETLPPLPRIGLAFKVKPQNCDVSWLGLGPHENYPDRRSSACFSRWQLPLGEMSTPYIFPTENGLRCGTKALEWGIWQVRGHFHFSVQPYSVEQLMATSHWHRMKPEDGVWISLDAQHMGVGGDDSWTPSVLDQWLLRDTEWRYQLTISLN, from the coding sequence ATGACTCAGAGTTCAGGCTTTTCCGGCCCCTGCGCAGGATTTTCCGAAATCCTTAATCGCCGCGACTGGCAGCAACATACCGTTACTCACATCAACAGGTTACCGGCTCATCCGCTATTTCAGGGATGGCGCGATATTACTGCCGCTCGTGACGAGTACGCGTCGACGCACAGCTATTCTCTTGATGGCGAATGGCAGTTTAGCTGGCGACCGCGCCCGGAGGCGGTTGACGCCAGTTGGTTGTATCAGGATTTACCCGATGCGCGTTCAGTACCTGTGCCCTCTAACTGGCAGATGACCGGTGATGATGCCCCGATTTACACCAACGTTCGCTATCCCATCGAAACCACGCCGCCGTTTGTGCCCGAGGAAAACGCCACCGGTTGCTACACCCGCACCATAAATATTACCGATGAGTGGGTCGCGGCCGGGCAAACACGCATTATTTTTGACGGTGTGAACTCCGCATTCCATCTATGGTGTAACGGTAACTGGGTGGGGTATTCCGTCGATAGCCGCTTACCGGCAGAGTTTGATTTAACGCCATTTTTGCAGACGGGAGAGAACCGCCTTTGCGTGATGGTGATGCGCTGGAGTGCAGGTACGTGGCTTGAAGATCAGGATATGTGGCGCATGAGCGGCATTTTCCGTTCCGTTTCGCTGCTGCACCTCCCGGAAATTCACCTGACGGAGATGCAAATCACGCCTGTGCTGGATGCGTTATATCGTGACGCGGAGCTTAATATTCAGCTCTGCGTGGCGGCGCCGGAGGCGCGTGTTGCGGATCTCACCGTTGAAGTCACGCTTTGGCTCGGGAACCAGCAGGTTGCAGGCACACGCGAACCGCTTGGCACGCCCGCCATTGATGACCGTGGGAACTATGCCGAGCGGGCTTATTTGACTCTGCCGGTCGTGCGGCCTCGTTTGTGGAGTGCTGAAATGCCGAACTGTTATCGTGCGGTAGTGGCGCTATGGCAGGGCGAGGAATTATTGCAAGCGGAAGCCTGCGATGTAGGTTTTCGTACCGTCGAAATTAAAAATGGCTTATTGCAGGTCAATGGTAAGCCGCTGTTGATTCGCGGTGTTAATCGTCATGAGCATCATCATCTGCATGGTCAGGTGGTTACCCAGGCCGATATGGTGCAGGACATTTTGCTGATGAAGCAGAATAACTTTAACGCGGTGCGTTGCTCACACTACCCGAATAGTGCTCTCTGGTATCAGCTATGCAACCGTTTTGGTTTGTATGTTGTTGATGAAGCGAATATCGAAACGCACGGTATGGTGCCGATGAGCCGTCTGTCTGATGATTCGAGTTGGTTGCCTGCGTATAGCGCGCGCGTCACGCGCATGGTGCAAACGAATCGCAATCACCCCTGCATTATTATTTGGTCTTTGGGAAATGAATCAGGGTACGGCGCGAACCATGATGCGCTCTATCACTGGCTGAAAAAAAGCGATCCCTCCCGCCCCGTTCAATACGAAGGGGGAGGCGGGGATACGGCGGTGACCGATATTATCACCCCGATGTACTCCCGTGTTGAAACAGACCTTATGATTCCTGCTGTGCCGAAATGGGCGATAAAAAAGTGGATTAGCCTGCCAGGAGAACAGCGCCCGCTAATCCTTTGTGAATACGCACATGCTATGGGAAACAGCCTGGGAAATTTTGCTGACTACTGGCAGGCATTTCGCGAGTATCCGCGTTTGCAGGGCGGATTCATCTGGGACTGGGCGGATCAGGCCATTATGAAAACATTTGACGATGGGACGACCGGCTGGGCCTACGGCAGCGATTTTGGGGATACACCTAACGATCGACAATTCTGTATGAACGGCCTGGTGTTCCCGGACCGGATGCCGCATCCCTCGCTGACTGAAGCAAAACATGCGCAGCAATATTTCCAGTTTGAACTGGTAAGCCAGCAGCCGCTTAAAATTCGCGTATCTAGCGAGTACCTCTTCCGCCGGACGGATAACGAAGCGCTGCTCTGGCGCATTGAGGCTGCAGGGCAGGTTGTGAGTGAAGGGCGTGAAACGTTGCTTATTGAACCTGAAGGAAATATTGAATTGACGCTCGCTGAGAATCTTAATCTGGCGCATGGCGCACGTGATGTCTGGCTAACGCTTGATGTGATTCAGCCGCAGGCAACGCCCTGGTCTGAGCAAGGGCATCGTGTGGCCTGGCAGCAGTTTTCTCTTGCGGTGCCGCTGGTTATTGAACCCCAACCCGCCGCCGTTGCCGCGCCTGTGCTGACAACTTCTGCGACCCAATTCACCGTGCAAGCAGCCAATCAGCAGTGGGTGATAGACCGCAGCAGCGGATTACTTTGCCAGTGGCAAAAAAATGGCGAGGAGCAACTTATGCATCCGCTACGCGATCAGTTTGTCCGGGCCCCGATTGATAACGATATTGGTGTGAGTGAGGCGGAGCGAATTGACCCCAATGCCTGGGTTGAGCGCTGGAAAAGCGCAGGGCTTTATCAGCTTGAAGCGGAATGTGTAAGCTGCGAAGCAACACATTTCGGCGATGACGTTGTGATTGTCAGCCAATGGCATTACCACAATCATCAGGGTGTTGTGATTGCCAGTTGCTGGCAGATGCGTTTTGACGGACATGGCAAACTGCATCTTTGCATCACGGGCGAAAGGGCAGAAACGCTGCCGCCGCTGCCGCGCATTGGGTTGGCCTTTAAAGTGAAACCACAAAACTGCGATGTGAGCTGGCTTGGCCTCGGTCCCCATGAAAATTACCCCGATCGCCGCAGCAGCGCCTGTTTCTCACGTTGGCAATTACCGCTGGGCGAAATGAGTACCCCTTATATTTTCCCGACGGAAAACGGATTGCGATGTGGCACAAAAGCGCTGGAGTGGGGCATCTGGCAGGTGCGCGGGCATTTTCACTTTTCCGTGCAGCCTTACAGCGTGGAGCAATTAATGGCGACTTCGCACTGGCACCGAATGAAGCCGGAAGACGGGGTATGGATCTCGCTGGATGCTCAGCATATGGGCGTGGGTGGCGATGACTCCTGGACGCCAAGTGTGCTGGACCAGTGGCTACTACGGGATACCGAGTGGCGATACCAACTGACGATTAGCCTTAACTGA